In one Mycobacterium heckeshornense genomic region, the following are encoded:
- a CDS encoding ferredoxin — protein MRVIVDRDRCEGNAVCMGIAPDIFELDDEDYAVVKTDPIPPDREQLAEQAIAECPRAALKRSD, from the coding sequence GTGCGAGTGATAGTGGACCGCGATCGGTGTGAAGGCAACGCGGTGTGCATGGGAATCGCGCCGGACATCTTCGAGCTGGACGACGAGGACTACGCCGTGGTGAAGACCGATCCGATACCGCCCGACCGGGAACAACTCGCCGAGCAGGCGATCGCCGAGTGCCCGCGGGCGGCGCTGAAGCGCAGCGACTAA